From the Cryptomeria japonica chromosome 2, Sugi_1.0, whole genome shotgun sequence genome, one window contains:
- the LOC131054313 gene encoding large ribosomal subunit protein uL4, with translation MAATAAARPLVTVQSLENEAADAVHLPDVMKACIRPDIVNFVHANMAKNKRQPYAVSTKAGHQTSAQSWGTGRAVSRIPRVAGGGTHRAGQAAFGNMCRGGRMFAPTKIWRKWHRKINLNMKRHAVVSALAASSVPALVMARGHRIESVPELPLVISDRVEGVEKTSAAIKVLEKVGAIADVDRAKKSHTIRAGKGKMRNRRYVSRKGPLIVYGTEGAKIVRAFRNLPGVEVACVDRLNLLKLAPGGHLGRFIIWTKSAFEKLDAVFGTFEKESLQKKGYVLPRSKMVNSDLARIVNSDEVQSVVRPIQRDVKRKPLKKNPLKNLGALLKLNPYAKTARRMALLAEAERVKARQEKLDKKRKEPKADKDAIKAAGKSFYRTMISDSDYTEFESFSKWLGVTQ, from the exons ATGGCGGCAACAGCAGCAGCTCGGCCACTGGTGACAGTTCAATCGCTAGAAAATGAGGCGGCGGACGCCGTTCATTTGCCGGATGTAATGAAGGCCTGTATAAGGCCTGATATCGTCAACTTTGTGCACGCGAATATGGCGAAGAACAAACGGCAGCCTTACGCCGTGAGCACGAAAGCTGGCCATCAGACATCTGCACAGTCTTGGGGAACCGGAAGAGCTGTGTCCAGAATCCCCAGGGTCGCCGGCGGTGGAACGCACAGAGCTGGACAGGCGGCCTTCGGAAATATGTGTCGTGGCGGTCGGATGTTTGCGCCGACCAAGATCTGGAGGAAATGGCACCGGAAAATAAATCTCAACATGAAACGTCATGCTGTCGTTTCTGCCCTTGCGGCGTCGTCAGTTCCAGCGCTCGTCATGGCGAGAGGTCACAG GATCGAGTCTGTCCCTGAGTTGCCACTGGTTATCAGTGACAGAgttgaaggtgtagagaaaaccTCAGCTGCTATCAAGGTTTTGGAGAAGGTTGGGGCCATTGCTGATGTGGATAGGGCAAAAAAGAGTCACACTATCCGGGCTGGCAAGGGTAAGATGAGGAACAGGAGATATGTGTCTCGCAAGGGTCCTCTGATTGTTTATGGAACGGAGGGGGCTAAGATTGTTAGGGCTTTCAGGAATCTTCCTGGAGTTGAGGTTGCTTGCGTGGACAGATTGAATTTGCTGAAGCTTGCACCAGGAGGACACTTGGGACGGTTTATCAtatggactaagtctgcatttgaGAAGCTTGATGCCGTTTTTGGGACTTTTGAGAAAGAATCCCTGCAGAAGAAGGGTTATGTATTGCCCCGATCAAAGATGGTCAACTCTGATCTGGCAAGGATTGTGAATTCGGATGAAGTTCAATCTGTTGTGAGGCCTATTCAGAGAGATGTTAAGAGGAAACCCCTCAAGAAGAATCCACTCAAAAATCTGGGTGCACTTTTGAAGCTCAATCCATATGCAAAAACTGCTAGGCGGATGGCACTTCTGGCGGAGGCTGAACGTGTTAAGGCCAGACAGGAAAAGTTGGATAAAAAGCGAAAGGAACCAAAG GCTGACAAGGATGCTATTAAGGCAGCAGGAAAATCATTCTACCGGACAATGATTTCAGACAGTGACTACACAGAATTTGAGAGCTTTTCTAAGTGGCTTGGGGTGACACAGTGA
- the LOC131054271 gene encoding uncharacterized protein LOC131054271, which produces MGFSMSVKRFIRRRRYKRLESFNGGRKSLRIVRLGEHKGRLVLKFKSVPKLKLRFTKHAKSLLSRLRDSYMNMMVNLSQYRIWQPSAKMGVEDIQDKVIVEMFKSLGIQVQVLPDQDLAKVRSQLNLRTVMV; this is translated from the coding sequence ATGGGATTCTCCATGTCTGTGAAGAGATTTATCAGGAGGAGAAGATACAAAAGGCTTGAAAGTTTCAATGGAGGAAGAAAGAGTTTGAGAATAGTCAGGCTGGGTGAGCATAAAGGCAGGCTTGTTTTAAAGTTCAAATCTGTGCCAAAGTTGAAGCTGAGATTTACTAAGCATGCAAAATCCTTGCTTTCAAGACTGAGAGATTCATATATGAATATGATGGTCAATCTTTCCCAGTACAGAATTTGGCAGCCCAGCGCCAAGATGGGTGTTGAAGATATTCAGGATAAGGTTATTGTTGAGATGTTCAAGTCACTGGGAATACAAGTGCAGGTCTTGCCAGACCAGGATCTTGCCAAAGTGAGGAGTCAGTTAAATCTCAGAACAGTTATGGTTTGA